One genomic segment of Desulfovibrio oxyclinae DSM 11498 includes these proteins:
- a CDS encoding LapA family protein — protein sequence MRYLKVLALILLFVVSILFFSQNNEILAQSLVLRLDVPYIAELRSVPLPFYFLVLGGFVVGAVLTMLYFLSEKLKAAKKLRECNSRMASLEQELNSLRNMPLNEEPVGASSDSDSQS from the coding sequence ATGCGTTACTTGAAAGTATTGGCCCTGATCCTGCTGTTTGTCGTATCCATCCTGTTCTTCAGCCAGAACAACGAGATTCTCGCTCAGTCTCTGGTGCTGAGGCTGGATGTTCCGTATATCGCCGAGCTCCGCTCCGTTCCCCTGCCCTTCTATTTTCTCGTGCTCGGCGGATTCGTTGTCGGTGCCGTGCTGACCATGCTGTATTTCCTGAGCGAAAAGCTCAAGGCCGCCAAGAAGCTGCGCGAATGCAACAGCCGTATGGCCAGCCTTGAGCAGGAGCTCAACTCCCTGCGCAACATGCCGCTGAACGAAGAACCGGTTGGCGCTTCTTCCGATAGCGACAGCCAAAGCTAG